The following DNA comes from Camelina sativa cultivar DH55 chromosome 14, Cs, whole genome shotgun sequence.
ctctcttgtattTGGTTTGGATGGTTTGTTCACTTGTGTCATTACAATCTAATGACTTTGATTAAGACACAATTCGTATGGTTTCCAATGTCATTTTGGCTCTTTTTCTTTGTGGGAATATGCTTTTTATCCGAATATATTTAGTCCAAGCTTGGCTTTTGAAAGAGATTTGTCTTCTTTCATGTGTCCTAAAGTCAACTCTATTCATCGCTACAAGACTTGCTAGGAGCTTCAATGAACCCTCTCTGTAAAAAATTCCACAAGTTCCATCAAATTTGATTAAAGTGTGGGTTTGGTTATATTTTGTGTATTGTCGGAGTTGTTTTTGGGGTTGCAGTTGGAGATTGCTTCAAGTTTCCACAATACCTTTACCTGATAAGCTTTGGCAAGTCCGAGTCAGACAAGTCTACTAATTAAGCCACAAAATCCAGCAGCTTCACATACCCAATACGaaagatcaaatttttttcCGGAAGAAAAGTCTCAGCTTCACTGATTTGACCGTTGATTCAATTCCTCTATGCTCAGGCAGTTAACAATATTCAGAAGGTTAATACAATCTTAAGCTTCTAGTAGGTAACCTGGATTGTTGAAGCACCCAATTAATCTTGGAAGTGAACAAGGCACCCAATTAATATGGAGTCTGCTCTGATTTTAGTGTTTGTGTTCgttctttttctaattataaaatgataaaccaaactagttatatatatatatacataaaagtttGAGTTTGGTTCCAGTTAGATGCCGTGTAGCTTTCACCACCCCATCAGATCAGAGAGTCTCTGAAAGTAACTCGCTTTAAAAAATTGACTTCACACGcaactaaaaaaacacaaagcgccaaaaaaatgaaggaaaaaaaaaagagaccttTTGTCGCAATCTCATACACTATTCACGAGATGACCTCGTTTTATGATGATCATCCTATCTATCCTTTTTCTATATTCCTTATTCTATGTCCCAAAcgattcacttttttttttctcaccatCTCAATCTCCctgaagaaaggaaaaaaaaatggattttttttcatattcttcGATGAAATCAATGGTGATGCAAGCTCGAGGCTCGTTAAACTCGCGTTTGTCTGAGTTTGAGCCTCTGTTTCTGCTCTTGGCTCCCCTTCTCACTCTTTTCCTCGCTCAGATCATCGGATCTGTCTTGGGCGTTGTGAACGACAAAGGATTGAAAGCGTGTCTTGTCGGGTTTATCATGGGATTCCTCAAGTGAGAATCTTTTTTAATCCCATATCTTATTTTCTTCGgttccaatctttttttttttgatgggtGAGAGAGACTAATGGTTTTTGTGGAataatgaaacagaatgatCCCTGGAGTTCAGAATTACATAGATGCTGAGAAACAAAAGGTGggtgtttgtgtttgaatctTTAGATTGTTCCTGTAatggccattttttttttttgtttgttgtatcttcttcttgtggGTATTTTAAGTGgaaacatttcaaaaaatagaaatgcTTAACAAGCCTTATTAAATGCTCTTCTCTTccatttgtcttttttttcttttcttttttaatgttcTAGATGGATGGCTGCATCACTAGTTAAGGATTTATAATTTATCTGGCATGAAATGGTCCCATGGCTATTTGAAACATGATTTTGATGGTCATTGAATAGTATAGAGTTATGAGCCTCTCATTGTGATCTTAAGTTTtcactaatatataaaattttacttggGATTTGAGACCAGAACCATACTAGCTTCTTTTTTAAGAGCATATGTTTCTTGGTTAGAGAGACTTTCAATGTTTGTTACATCCCACtgtgtcttttttatttatatctgtGTAACGAGTTGATGTTTGTGTTTTTCTAATTCATAGGTTGTTGATCAATTACAATCTGGTAGTAGCTCTAAGAAAAAGAATCGGGCTGAAACATTGCCAGTAAAAGGTCTAGGAGTTGAAGTTCTCGAGAAAATGGAGATTGAAAAGAGGAATGACGCTATTTGGCAAGGAAAATGCTCTGGCACTGTGTATGTCTCTGGTAGTTGAtgccttttaaaaaattagttctTCAAATTTCTTTGTGGTTACGGTGGAGATTAATTAAACTTCCACCACCTTTTCTAACAGATACATAGGTGGAGGCGAGTCTGAAGGACATTTTGCATTGATAAATCAAGCATGTTCAATGTATGTTATAGCAAGATTTTTGCTCTTATCTTCATGGAATATGACTTCTgctttttgtgttgttattcTTGGGTCTGAGAGTGGCGATTTCTTTATTTGTGTATAATATATCATTCAAGTTAACGATGTGTATGGTATGTTTGGATGGTGCTTTCCAGGTTTGCGCATACCAATCCGTTGCATATAGACGTGTTCCAGAGTGTGGTGCGGTTTGAGTCAGAAGTAGTCGCAATGACTGCTGCGTTACTCGGGAGTAAAGAAACGGTTTCAGGAGAACAAATATGTGGAAACATGACGTCTGGAGGAACAGAAAGTATAGTGTTGGCTGTGAAGTCATCTCGTGACTATATGAAGTACAAGAAGGGAATCACACGGCCAGAAATGTATGTTTCATTTCATCCCTCGCTTAACATTGatcaaatatgtactttaaaCTTAATTGATGGAACAATATTTCATATGTAAGTGTAGGATTATACCTGAATCGGGTCATTCGGCTTATGATAAGGCGGCCCAGTACTTCAACATCAAGTTGTGGCGAGTTCCAGTAGACAAAGACTTCCGAGCTGATGTGAAGGCAATAAGGCGGCATATTAACAGAAACACCATCATGGTAATATTTTGAGTTGCCAGTTGcaatatgttttataaattttacctTTACAGGTTCCATGGTTTAATACTTATGGTCTCTACTACATATCCAGTCCTTGCCTTTTGCATTTTAATGGTTAAAAGATTTAACTTCAGAAGCATTATCaccttttatgtatgttactgtGATACAGCTTTAAAGTTAGGGCGtgtgctttgtttttttcagatTGTTGGATCAGCACCAGGATTTCCTCATGGCATCATCGATCCTATTGAGGTAAACTGGTTTTTCCTTCTCATGTAATTCTAAAGACATATGTGTTCTTCTACATGCAATGAATGTGTTGGAAacattcctttttttctttcattacaGGAGCTTGGTCAACTGGCTCTTAGCTATGGAATATGCTTTCATGTTGACCTTTGCCTTGGTGGTTTTGTGTTACCTTTCGCTCGCAAACTTGGGTATGTGTAACTGTCTTTTTTTCTAGCGGCTTATCAAAGGCCTGCCTTTTTTGCAAATCGGATCTACTTTATAGGTTTAGGACTTAAGAAGCTAAGTTCATAACTTAGAGAAATGATAATTGATAGTTAATGTATGGTATGTGTATGTCTGTTCTACTGCCACTTCTCGTAGTTTCCCCCAGAGCATTGGATCTCAGGTTTACATTAATTTCTTGGTACTATTTAGGTTAATTAGATCATAGAGACTGAATTTTCACCTTTTTCCAGGTACCAGATCCCAGCTTTTGATTTTTCTGTACAAGGAGTTACTTCAATTTCTGTGGACGTGCATAAATATGGTTTGGCTCCTAAAGGAACCAGTACAGTTCTCTACAGAAATCATGAGATCAGAAAGGTaagtatttgttatttttccaCTCTTATCAATTTCTCCAGGCTCAGTACCAAGCACATACGATTGGTTTATATTCAGCTCCTGACTTCTGATTCTGCCATGCTTGTTGTGTCACTATTCATTACAAAAACATACCCACAATATTGCTTACTTTTGTTTCCTTGTTGCCTCTGATTGGTGACCACGTTTAAACGAGGCGGTTAGAAAATTTTGAGCGGTTGAAAAAAGAGCGGTTAAAAAGAGAGCGGTTAAAGATAGCGGATAGAAAAAATGGTATGGTTGAAGAGGGTGGTTGAGTATTTTGCTTGATTGGTAGCATTATAGCGGTTGAATAGTACatgttatattaaattataaaaaattaaattaatttaattcaataataaaatatggaagaacatattatattttataacatgaaaacttaataaccattaaattataaaaattgtatgcaataataaatatattttaaaattcctaatttgaaatattaatggttgttgtgatgattatctaaaacatttcaaacatataattgtaatttagtTCTACAATTAGGCTAATTATAAGTTCTTACAAGTGAATCTgtcattaaattaaaattgtgtatatattttcaaagcctaaattagtaacaaaacataaaagtttATCAGACTAATTGAAAATCCAATCAAATTTAACTTCTTCACATGTATTACTACAGACACATTAATATTTtccacttttttaaaaaatcatcattatgaacaaatatttaatgaaaacaaattgTTTAATCTTCGCTTGCAACTGAAGTTGCCAAATACTCATATTTTTTGGTggttggttttcattttttcaacCGCTCAAAATCACTTACAACCACTCACTTTTTCCATCGACTCCAACCGCTCATCTCCAACCGACATGATGATTGGTAGCCATTTGAACATCTCATTTCCAAAAGAGGCGGTTGAGTGCTACCAATCAATTTTGTTTCCCTGAAATCATTCACACTGTCACATTCCTCTTATGAACTTTTGCATATTCTATTCAGTGCTATGCAAAGTATAGTTTTGTGTATTATCTTAACCTGACATGTGAATTTTTTTCCTGCAAATGTCTGCCCCTGCACCTACAAAACAGCACCAATTTGTTGCTGGTAAGTGTGTTTTGCTATTTCTATCtttaagaaaacaagaagacTTTGAATTCATGCAAATCTGAAACTGTGTTTTATGCAGTAACTGAATGGTCAGGAGGTCTATACGTGTCCCCAACTATAGCTGGGAGTAGGCCTGGTTCTTTGGTTGCTGGTGCTTGGGCTGCAATGATGTCTCTGGGCGAGGAAGGTTTCACAATAGATATCTCACTCTCTCAATCTTCTGGTCATTAAAGTTTTTCAAAGATTAAATGGTTGATTCTGTATGCTACTGTTGTTCAACAGGCTACCTACAAAACACAAGCAAGATAATGGAAGCATCAAAGAGACTAGAAGAAGGGTTCGGAAATTACTTTTTACATGTGCCCTTCTTCAATCGTTTCAATTCTTTATAGTTCTGACTAACTATCGTTATCTGCAGCGTAAGAGAAATCCATGAACTGTTCGTCATTGGAAAGCCAGATATGACAATTGTGGCGTTTGGTTCTAAAGAATTAGATATCTTTGAAGTGAACGACATCATGTCGTCAAAAGGTTGGCATTTGAATGCACTACAGAGACCCAACAGGTAAATCTTAAAAGACCAAAACATTGGTGTTTCTACTATCATAAGACCACATTCCTCTCTTCACtgttttgaaactttttgtCCATGTGTCTTTTGGATCAGCatt
Coding sequences within:
- the LOC104741406 gene encoding sphingosine-1-phosphate lyase, coding for MDFFSYSSMKSMVMQARGSLNSRLSEFEPLFLLLAPLLTLFLAQIIGSVLGVVNDKGLKACLVGFIMGFLKMIPGVQNYIDAEKQKVVDQLQSGSSSKKKNRAETLPVKGLGVEVLEKMEIEKRNDAIWQGKCSGTVYIGGGESEGHFALINQACSMFAHTNPLHIDVFQSVVRFESEVVAMTAALLGSKETVSGEQICGNMTSGGTESIVLAVKSSRDYMKYKKGITRPEMIIPESGHSAYDKAAQYFNIKLWRVPVDKDFRADVKAIRRHINRNTIMIVGSAPGFPHGIIDPIEELGQLALSYGICFHVDLCLGGFVLPFARKLGYQIPAFDFSVQGVTSISVDVHKYGLAPKGTSTVLYRNHEIRKHQFVAVTEWSGGLYVSPTIAGSRPGSLVAGAWAAMMSLGEEGYLQNTSKIMEASKRLEEGVREIHELFVIGKPDMTIVAFGSKELDIFEVNDIMSSKGWHLNALQRPNSIHICITLQHVPVVDDFLQDLRGAVETVKANPGPITGGLAPIYGAAGKMPDRGMVNELLVSFMDSQY